A genome region from bacterium includes the following:
- the mgtA gene encoding magnesium-translocating P-type ATPase has product MSSARNTTPEGPGSGGLLDLPEAACLPAEDVLIRLNTTRIGLTSSEAARRLALVGPNALLGHVVGPLSVLGSQLKNPFLLLLAATAIISLLLQDRTNALIILGIVVLSVGLGFVSEYRSVRAIADLHTQVRHTARTWRDGRLTAVEVRLLVPGDVVVLDVGDIVPADLRLLDAQVLECDEAVLTGESVPVEKTTAAARRSGALSLSSCALMGTVIRAGTGRGVIVRTGPATQLGQIATRLGGRMPETAFQHGLRTFSGLLVWITTIVTTVVFVVNAAVHHSVFESLLFALAIAVSLTPQLLPAIVTVSLATGARRMAARSVLVKRLVSIEDLGNMVVLFTDKTGTLTEGRTTFANAFDLGGVPSLEVLRLGLLCTAAAASGDGIVTGGTTNVLDAALWASAAAQDLDLGGWRRVAGAPFDYERRLMSVLVDDGTQRRLITKGAPESVLARCTACPSAFQELLTAQFAAGARVVAVATREARELGAITPADERGLTLAGLLVFVDPPKADAASSIDRLQRLGIIVKIITGDNELVARKVCDDLGILVSGTLTGTALAQMSDETLAAALATTTIFARVSPEQKARLIRLQRKTGVDVGFLGDGVNDAVALHDADVGISVESATDVAKDAADIVLVTKDLGILANGVAEGRRIFANTIKYLVMGTSSNFGNMLSTAVGSLVLPFLPLLPSQVLLGNLLYDGSEMAIPIDNVDEEQLRRPAHWDMTLIRRFMTVFGPINSLFDFSIFAVMLIAFRAGPTLFRSGYFVESFVTQTLIIFVLRTRRVPFLRSRPSWQLATTTIGVTIVGASLPFLPIGAWLGFAPLPPVFFRVLAGLVIVYILLVDAAKTWFFRAAAVRIAHRPARPSHEHRRMWRMLARWRHPHEAIETLR; this is encoded by the coding sequence CGATAATCTCGCTGCTTCTGCAGGACCGGACCAATGCCCTCATCATCCTCGGCATCGTCGTCTTGAGCGTGGGGCTTGGGTTCGTCAGCGAGTACCGATCCGTGCGGGCCATTGCGGATCTCCATACGCAGGTGCGCCATACGGCACGTACCTGGCGTGATGGCCGCCTGACCGCCGTCGAGGTGAGGCTGCTCGTCCCGGGGGACGTCGTCGTCCTCGACGTCGGTGACATCGTTCCCGCAGACCTGCGACTGCTCGACGCGCAGGTCTTGGAATGCGATGAGGCGGTGCTGACGGGCGAGTCAGTGCCGGTCGAGAAAACGACCGCGGCCGCGAGGCGGAGTGGGGCGCTCAGTCTGTCCTCGTGCGCGCTGATGGGAACGGTTATTCGCGCCGGGACCGGCCGCGGCGTCATTGTGCGGACTGGACCCGCAACGCAGCTCGGGCAGATTGCCACCCGCCTCGGCGGACGGATGCCAGAGACCGCCTTTCAACATGGCCTGCGCACCTTTTCGGGGCTGTTGGTGTGGATCACGACCATCGTGACGACCGTCGTGTTCGTCGTCAACGCGGCCGTCCATCATTCAGTGTTCGAATCCCTCCTCTTCGCGTTGGCCATCGCCGTCAGCTTGACACCCCAACTCCTGCCGGCGATTGTCACCGTGAGCCTCGCCACGGGGGCCCGCCGGATGGCGGCGCGCTCAGTCCTTGTGAAGCGTCTGGTGAGCATCGAGGACCTCGGCAATATGGTAGTGCTGTTTACTGACAAGACCGGGACCCTCACAGAGGGGCGGACGACGTTCGCCAACGCGTTCGATCTCGGTGGCGTTCCTTCCCTCGAAGTGCTGCGATTGGGGTTGCTCTGCACCGCGGCGGCGGCGAGCGGGGATGGAATCGTCACGGGCGGAACAACCAACGTGCTCGATGCGGCGCTTTGGGCATCGGCGGCGGCGCAGGACCTGGACCTCGGCGGCTGGCGCCGGGTCGCGGGAGCCCCGTTTGACTATGAGCGGCGCCTGATGTCTGTGCTGGTCGATGATGGGACGCAGCGACGGCTCATTACCAAGGGCGCGCCAGAATCGGTCCTCGCGCGGTGCACCGCGTGCCCGTCCGCTTTTCAGGAGTTACTTACGGCTCAGTTCGCCGCCGGGGCGCGGGTGGTCGCGGTGGCGACGCGCGAGGCGAGGGAGCTCGGGGCGATCACCCCAGCCGATGAACGCGGTCTGACCCTGGCGGGCCTCCTCGTCTTCGTCGATCCACCGAAAGCGGATGCCGCTTCATCGATCGACCGCCTTCAGCGGCTGGGTATCATCGTCAAGATTATCACGGGCGACAACGAACTCGTCGCACGGAAGGTCTGCGACGACCTCGGCATTCTGGTGAGCGGCACGCTGACCGGGACGGCCCTCGCACAGATGAGCGACGAGACGCTTGCCGCGGCGCTGGCGACGACCACCATCTTCGCACGCGTCTCGCCCGAACAGAAAGCACGGCTCATCCGGCTGCAACGCAAGACCGGCGTAGATGTTGGATTCCTCGGCGACGGCGTCAATGACGCGGTCGCACTGCATGACGCGGATGTCGGGATCTCAGTGGAATCGGCGACCGATGTGGCCAAGGACGCAGCTGACATCGTGTTGGTGACGAAAGATCTCGGAATCCTCGCCAATGGCGTCGCCGAAGGCCGACGTATTTTCGCCAACACGATCAAGTACTTGGTGATGGGAACGTCATCGAACTTCGGCAACATGCTCAGCACTGCCGTTGGCTCACTGGTGCTGCCGTTCTTGCCGCTGCTACCGTCGCAGGTCTTGCTGGGTAACTTGCTCTACGACGGAAGCGAGATGGCGATCCCGATCGATAACGTCGATGAGGAGCAACTGCGGCGGCCGGCGCATTGGGACATGACTCTTATCCGTCGCTTTATGACCGTGTTCGGTCCCATCAATTCCCTTTTCGACTTCTCGATTTTCGCTGTTATGCTGATCGCGTTCCGCGCGGGCCCGACGTTATTCCGTTCAGGGTACTTCGTCGAATCGTTCGTCACGCAGACGCTGATCATCTTCGTGCTCCGCACGCGCCGGGTGCCGTTCCTTCGCAGCCGGCCGAGTTGGCAGCTGGCGACCACGACGATCGGTGTCACCATCGTCGGCGCCAGTCTGCCGTTCTTGCCGATCGGGGCGTGGTTGGGGTTCGCGCCTTTGCCTCCCGTGTTTTTCCGCGTGCTCGCCGGGCTGGTGATCGTCTACATCCTGCTCGTTGACGCCGCCAAGACGTGGTTCTTTCGTGCAGCCGCGGTACGCATCGCGCACCGCCCGGCTCGACCATCACATGAGCACCGGCGAATGTGGCGCATGCTGGCGCGTTGGCGCCATCCGCACGAGGCCATAGAGACTCTGCGGTGA
- a CDS encoding SPFH domain-containing protein produces MGSAFGIAVVIVAVLLAYSGVKIVRDYQRLVVFRLGRSFSPKGPGIVYLIPIVDKAVWVDLREAFLEIPAQTCITKDNAPITIDFLIYWKVFDPQRTVIQVGHFAGAAQGIATTGLRAVIGDLSLDDALTKREQINQVMRVKLDEVTERWGVRVTTVEIREITPPKDVQDAMTRQMSAERSRRALVTEADGKKQAAITIAEGEKQSAILKAEGDRQAAILRAEGFSLALDKIFSVAKTVDTNTMSLQYLETLKALGAGPATKVVFPMEFTRLLQPFVDGVRRP; encoded by the coding sequence ATGGGATCTGCGTTCGGGATCGCAGTTGTCATCGTCGCCGTGCTCCTGGCGTATAGCGGAGTCAAGATTGTCCGCGACTACCAGCGCCTGGTGGTGTTCCGCCTGGGTCGCAGCTTCAGTCCGAAGGGTCCGGGGATCGTCTACCTGATCCCGATCGTCGACAAGGCGGTCTGGGTGGACCTCCGGGAGGCGTTCCTCGAGATCCCCGCGCAGACGTGCATCACCAAGGACAACGCGCCGATCACCATTGATTTCCTGATCTACTGGAAGGTGTTCGACCCGCAGCGCACCGTCATCCAGGTGGGCCACTTCGCCGGCGCTGCGCAGGGGATCGCCACGACCGGGCTGCGCGCCGTGATCGGCGACCTCAGCCTCGACGACGCCCTGACGAAGCGTGAGCAGATCAACCAGGTCATGCGCGTCAAGCTTGACGAGGTCACAGAGCGGTGGGGGGTCAGGGTGACCACCGTGGAGATCCGCGAGATCACGCCCCCCAAGGACGTCCAAGACGCGATGACGCGGCAGATGTCCGCCGAACGGAGTCGGCGCGCGCTCGTGACCGAGGCGGACGGAAAGAAACAGGCCGCCATCACCATCGCCGAAGGAGAAAAGCAGTCGGCAATTCTGAAGGCCGAGGGCGACCGCCAGGCCGCGATCCTCCGGGCGGAGGGGTTCTCGCTTGCGCTCGACAAAATCTTCAGCGTCGCCAAGACCGTGGACACGAATACGATGAGCCTCCAGTACCTGGAGACTCTGAAAGCCCTCGGCGCGGGCCCCGCCACGAAGGTCGTGTTTCCGATGGAGTTCACCCGGCTGCTCCAGCCGTTCGTGGATGGGGTGCGGAGGCCATAA
- a CDS encoding Hsp20/alpha crystallin family protein — MILMRRPIFDEDLQEMRRQLGGFLNAPPASWIRESVGPETEWQPPVEVFENAQEVVIKAALPNVDPKQVDITITNDAVTFKGSTKHEGQEDCNYYRRELQYGAFLRTVPLPTEVKGTEATASYNDGMLEVRLPKSDRAKNTTVKVEVK, encoded by the coding sequence ATGATTCTCATGAGAAGGCCGATCTTTGATGAGGACTTGCAAGAGATGCGTCGCCAACTTGGCGGATTCCTGAATGCTCCACCGGCGTCGTGGATACGCGAGAGCGTCGGGCCCGAAACGGAGTGGCAGCCGCCGGTTGAGGTGTTCGAAAATGCGCAAGAGGTGGTCATCAAGGCGGCGCTGCCCAACGTCGATCCGAAACAGGTGGACATTACCATCACCAACGACGCCGTCACGTTTAAGGGGTCGACGAAGCACGAAGGGCAGGAGGACTGCAACTATTATCGCCGAGAGTTGCAATACGGAGCCTTTCTCAGAACCGTGCCTCTTCCTACAGAGGTGAAAGGGACTGAGGCAACGGCATCCTACAACGATGGAATGCTCGAAGTAAGACTGCCAAAGTCGGACCGAGCCAAGAATACGACCGTGAAGGTCGAAGTCAAGTAG
- a CDS encoding DUF3830 family protein encodes MEIELDGVVCRALLNEEKAPKTSQAVWESLPFEGRAVHAQVSGDMFRMLDETPVGELDLESATFFQHPGSVVFYPPIKEIAFCIGKAAFAATQGFFKVTPLAELEPDFSEWAKKGDALRLTGTKRIRFRRAADQTTPFRYQARRGRKLDVRFGGARLTATLLEDEFPKASRAFARLLPLEGQASNSMWGAAITRFYPGSTRRPGVRLSGSTERGTTFHWPGYLYYDPADGGICICYGDAAEGLQGNPSPLIPVACFDGDIAPYVEQAQRQLLEGAKPMSITMVGSGRKERAKPKKGRR; translated from the coding sequence ATGGAGATCGAGCTTGACGGGGTGGTCTGCAGGGCCCTGCTGAACGAAGAGAAAGCTCCCAAGACATCTCAGGCGGTCTGGGAATCGCTGCCTTTCGAGGGGCGCGCCGTCCACGCGCAGGTCTCGGGCGATATGTTCCGGATGTTGGACGAGACGCCCGTCGGCGAGCTCGATCTCGAAAGCGCGACATTCTTTCAGCATCCGGGTTCTGTGGTCTTCTATCCGCCGATCAAGGAGATAGCGTTTTGCATCGGCAAGGCCGCGTTTGCCGCCACGCAGGGGTTCTTCAAAGTCACCCCCTTGGCGGAATTGGAACCCGATTTCAGCGAGTGGGCGAAAAAAGGCGACGCGCTGCGGCTCACCGGCACTAAGCGGATTCGGTTCCGGCGGGCCGCCGACCAGACTACGCCGTTTCGGTATCAGGCCCGCCGCGGACGCAAGCTCGACGTTCGGTTCGGCGGCGCGCGCCTCACCGCGACGCTGCTCGAGGACGAGTTCCCCAAGGCTTCCCGGGCGTTCGCCCGCCTGCTGCCGCTCGAGGGCCAGGCCTCGAACTCCATGTGGGGCGCCGCGATTACCCGCTTCTACCCCGGATCGACGCGCCGGCCGGGAGTCCGTCTGTCCGGATCGACCGAACGCGGGACCACTTTCCACTGGCCCGGGTACCTCTACTACGATCCGGCCGACGGCGGCATCTGTATCTGTTACGGAGACGCGGCGGAGGGTCTGCAGGGCAATCCAAGCCCTCTGATCCCCGTGGCCTGCTTTGACGGCGATATCGCGCCCTACGTGGAGCAGGCGCAGCGCCAACTGCTGGAAGGCGCAAAGCCGATGTCGATCACGATGGTGGGCAGCGGACGTAAGGAGCGGGCGAAACCGAAGAAAGGACGGCGGTGA